In Deltaproteobacteria bacterium, the following are encoded in one genomic region:
- a CDS encoding GvpL/GvpF family gas vesicle protein translates to MTGCGGGDYPFTGLEGARLETISYREIAAVVSPLRASSFRPLEKEALTESILKHQEVNCRIFETRTVAPVRFGTIADGPAEVKELLQRIYLQVKAELKRLERKVELAVRASWDLHAVLLGAKNEILIEDSGAVDLQQRIAIGRRVFEAVDKRKKTIVNTIHNRLYPVAVDFTVGRPDGEEMIFDRSYLVEREKEALFDEAVNHLANEYEGRVGFKYMGSLPPYSFTRLEIAQGNFDVVDEARKTLGLPEKTSFEEVKTCYRRLSLAHHPDRNPDDPAAEERFRNVAQAYEILEAYCENNSWLEEGRIYSFTKEDVESAVIVKSGSG, encoded by the coding sequence ATGACGGGATGCGGAGGAGGGGATTACCCTTTTACCGGGCTTGAGGGTGCAAGGCTGGAAACGATCTCTTATAGGGAGATCGCTGCGGTTGTGAGCCCGCTCAGGGCTAGCAGCTTCCGTCCTTTGGAAAAAGAGGCATTAACGGAATCTATTCTTAAGCACCAAGAGGTGAACTGTCGCATCTTCGAGACGCGCACCGTAGCGCCGGTGAGATTCGGAACCATTGCCGATGGTCCGGCCGAGGTTAAAGAGCTACTGCAAAGGATCTACCTCCAGGTCAAAGCGGAGTTGAAGAGGTTAGAGAGGAAAGTCGAACTGGCCGTTCGCGCCTCGTGGGATCTTCACGCCGTTCTTCTAGGGGCGAAAAATGAGATCCTGATAGAGGACTCCGGAGCTGTAGATCTCCAACAGAGGATCGCCATTGGAAGGCGGGTCTTTGAGGCCGTAGATAAAAGAAAGAAGACCATCGTAAACACGATCCACAATCGTCTCTACCCTGTGGCAGTGGATTTCACTGTAGGAAGGCCCGACGGGGAAGAGATGATTTTTGACCGCAGTTATCTGGTCGAGAGAGAAAAAGAAGCCCTTTTTGATGAGGCCGTGAACCATTTAGCCAACGAGTACGAGGGGAGGGTCGGCTTCAAGTACATGGGTTCCCTGCCGCCCTACAGCTTCACCCGTCTGGAGATTGCGCAGGGGAACTTTGATGTCGTGGACGAGGCCAGGAAGACTCTGGGTTTGCCGGAGAAGACTTCCTTTGAGGAGGTAAAGACTTGCTACAGAAGGCTCAGCCTGGCCCATCACCCGGACAGAAATCCCGATGATCCAGCCGCAGAGGAGCGTTTCAGAAACGTTGCTCAGGCCTATGAGATCCTGGAGGCTTATTGTGAAAATAATAGCTGGCTCGAGGAAGGCCGGATCTACTCATTCACCAAAGAGGATGTGGAAAGCGCTGTGATTGTGAAAAGTGGGAGCGGATAA